The Stigmatopora argus isolate UIUO_Sarg chromosome 23, RoL_Sarg_1.0, whole genome shotgun sequence genome contains a region encoding:
- the strap gene encoding serine-threonine kinase receptor-associated protein — translation MAMRQTPLTCSGHTRPVVDLAFSGITPYGYFLISACKDGKPMLRQGDTGDWIGTFLGHKGAVWGATLNTDATKAATAAADFSAKVWDAVSGDEVLTLAHKHIVKTVTFTQDSYFLLTGGNDKLLRIYDLSSPEAAPQEIAGHSSPIRKALWCNDDKQILSAADDKTIRLWDRTSTEVVKTLTFDTSVSSMEYVADGEILVVTYGKTIAFYDALSLDLIKSVEAPATINSASLHPEKDFFVAGGEDFKLYKFDYSTKEELESYKGHFGPVHCVRFSPDGELYASGSEDGTLRLWQTAVGKTYGLWKCVLPEELAADNPEQIYTSPPPEIKA, via the exons ATGGCTATGAGACAGACTCCGCTCACCTGCTCTGGTCACACCCGACCAGTCGTGGATTTGGCCTTCAGTGGGATCACTCCTTACGGCTACTTTCTCATTAGCGCCTGCAAAG ATGGCAAGCCCATGTTGCGCCAGGGAGACACAGGAGACTGGATTGGAACGTTTCTGGGTCACAAAGGCGCTGTCTGGGGAGCCACTCTGAACACGGACGCCACCAAGGCAGCCACGGCAGCTGCCGACTTCTCGGC AAAAGTTTGGGACGCAGTGAGCGGTGACGAAGTCCTTACATTGGCCCATAAACATATTGTAAAGACCGTCACCTTTACTCAG GACAGCTATTTTCTACTGACTGGAGGAAACGATAAGCTCCTACGTATCTACGATCTCAGCAGTCCAGAAGCGG CACCACAGGAGATTGCCGGCCACAGCTCCCCCATCCGGAAGGCCCTGTGGTGTAATGACGACAAACAGATTCTATCAGCGGCAGATGATAAAACTATACG ACTCTGGGACAGGACCTCCACGGAGGTGGTGAAGACCCTGACCTTTGACACGTCCGTCAGCAGCATGGAGTACGTGGCGGACGGCGAGATTCTCGTCGTCACGTACGGAAAGACCATCGCGTTCTACGACGCGCTCAG TCTGGACCTGATCAAATCTGTGGAAGCCCCCGCTACCATCAACTCGGCATCCCTCCACCCCGAAAAGGACTTCTTCGTGGCCGGGGGCGAGGACTTCAAGCTCTATAAATTTGACTACAGCACGAAGGAAGAGCTTG AATCGTACAAAGGCCACTTTGGTCCCGTGCACTGCGTCCGCTTCAGCCCGGACGGCGAGCTGTACGCCAGCGGCTCGGAGGACGGTACGCTTCGTCTCTGGCAGACGGCCGTGGGGAAGACCTACGGCCTGTGGAAGTGCGTTCTCCCAG AGGAGCTGGCGGCAGACAACCCGGAGCAGATTTACACCTCTCCTCCCCCGGAAATAAAAGCCTAA
- the gys2 gene encoding glycogen [starch] synthase, liver isoform X2 — MPLSRSLSVTSLSGVLPAWDEDDLPVEDLLLFEVAWEVTNKVGGIYTVIQTKAKITVDEWGDNYFMLGPYFEHNFKTQVEACQPPFPPIRKAMDDLIHNGCQVYFGRWLIEGSPYVILFDLGSAAQNLDRWKGDLWRSCNIGLPPQDREANDSLILGSLVAWFFQKLTEQLGDKPNVVAHFHEWQAGPGLILSRHRKIPMATVFTTHATLLGRYLCAGNVDFYNNLDKFNVDKEAGDRQIYHRYCLERAAVHCAHVFTTVSHITAVEADHILHRKPDVVTPNGLNVKKFSATHEFQNLHSISKARIQEFVRGHFYGHLDFNLDKTLFFFIAGRYEFSNKGADLFLESLSRLNYLLKVHRNDVTVVVFFIMPAKTNNFNVESLKGQAVRKQLWDTAHAVKEKFGKRLYDALLTGEMPDMDSILDRDDFTIMKRAIYATQRHNLPPVTTHNMLDDSTDPILANIRRIGLFNSRMDRVKVIFHPEFLSSTSPLLPMDYEEFVRGCHLGVFPSYYEPWGYTPGECTVMGIPSVTTNLSGFGCFMEEHVTEPAAYVAASARHPAK, encoded by the exons ATGCCGCTGTCCCGTTCTTTGTCCGTGACGTCGTTGAGCGGCGTCCTGCCGGCGTGGGATGAGGACGACTTGCCCGTGGAGGACCTGCTGCTCTTCGAGGTGGCCTGGGAGGTCACCAACAAAG TGGGAGGAATCTACACTGTGATCCAGACCAAGGCCAAGATCACCGTGGACGAATGGGGGGACAACTACTTCATGTTGGGGCCCTACTTTGAGCACAACTTTAAGACGCAGGTGGAAGCTTGCCAGCCACCCTTTCCTCCAATTAGGAAAGCCATGGATGACCTCATCCACAACGGCTGCCAG GTTTACTTTGGCCGCTGGTTAATCGAAGGCAGTCCTTACGTCATCCTTTTTGACCTGGGTTCCGCCGCTCAGAACTTGGACCGCTGGAAGGGAGACCTTTGGCGGAGCTGCAACATCGGCCTCCCTCCGCAAGACCGGGAAGCCAACGACTCGCTCATCTTGGGCTCGCTCGTCGCCTGGTTCTTCCAAAAG TTAACCGAGCAGCTGGGAGATAAACCCAATGTGGTGGCCCATTTCCACGAGTGGCAGGCCGGCCCGGGGCTCATCCTGAGTCGCCATCGGAAGATCCCCATGGCAACGGTGTTCACCACGCACGCCACGCTGCTGGGACGCTACCTCTGTGCGGGGAACGTCGACTTCTACAATAACTTGGATAAG TTCAACGTGGACAAGGAGGCGGGCGACCGGCAGATTTACCACCGCTACTGCCTGGAACGAGCCGCCGTCCATTGCGCTCACGTCTTCACCACCGTCTCGCACATCACCGCCGTGGAGGCCGATCACATTCTTCACCGAAAGCCAG ACGTGGTGACCCCCAACGGGCTCAACGTCAAAAAGTTCTCCGCCACGCATGAGTTTCAGAACCTGCACTCCATCAGCAAGGCGCGCATCCAGGAGTTTGTCAGGGGACACTTTTACGG ACATTTGGACTTCAACTTGGACAAAACGCTATTCTTCTTCATCGCCGGGCGCTACGAATTCTCCAACAAGGGAGCAGATCTTTTTCTGGAGTCGCTATCCAGGCTCAACTACCTGCTTAAG GTCCACAGAAACGACGTGACGGTGGTGGTTTTCTTTATCATGCCAGCTAAAACCAACAACTTCAACGTGGAGTCCCTCAAGGGGCAAGCCGTACGCAAACAACTCTG ggACACCGCGCACGCCGTGAAAGAGAAGTTTGGCAAACGGCTGTACGACGCGCTTTTGAC GGGCGAGATGCCCGACATGGACTCCATCTTGGACCGAGACGACTTCACCATCATGAAGAGAGCCATCTACGCCACCCAG AGACACAACCTCCCGCCGGTGACCACCCACAACATGCTGGACGACTCGACCGATCCCATCCTGGCCAACATCCGACGGATCGGTCTCTTCAACTCCAGGATGGACCGCGTCAAG GTCATCTTCCATCCCGAATTCCTGTCCTCCACGAGCCCGTTGCTCCCGATGGACTACGAAGAATTCGTCCGAGGTTGCCACCTGGGAGTGTTCCCCTCCTACTACGAGCCTTGGGGGTACACGCCCG GCGAATGCACCGTCATGGGCATTCCCAGCGTGACCACCAATCTGTCCGGCTTCGGCTGCTTCATGGAGGAACACGTGACCGAACCCGCCGCCTACG TCGCGGCGTCAGCGCGTCATCCAGCGAAATAG
- the spx gene encoding spexin prohormone 1 isoform X1: MCFFSSHGQVLKSMILTFTLTFFLAAFVAQTWSAPKGSFQRRNWTPQAMLYLKGNQGRRFISEDGKEGDVYDTLHLETRSQKTEKLSVDRAAAVLLDFLQQARDAGEN; the protein is encoded by the exons atgtgttttttttcctcccacggGCAGGTTTTGAAGAGCATGATTTTAACGTTCACCCTCACTTTTTTCCTGGCTGCATTTGTTGCGCAAACCTGGAGTGCACCAAAG GGCTCTTTTCAAAGGAGAAACTGGACTCCTCAGGCAATGCTGTATCTTAAAGGCAACC AAGGACGCCGATTCATCTCCGAGGACGGAAAAGAGGGAGACGTGTATGACACTTTACACTTGG AAACTCGCAGTCAAAAGACGGAGAAGCTGAGCGTGGACCGAGCCGCCGCCGTTCTGCTCGACTTTTTGCAGCAAGCCAGAGACGCCGGTGAGAATTAG
- the gys2 gene encoding glycogen [starch] synthase, liver isoform X1 — MPLSRSLSVTSLSGVLPAWDEDDLPVEDLLLFEVAWEVTNKVGGIYTVIQTKAKITVDEWGDNYFMLGPYFEHNFKTQVEACQPPFPPIRKAMDDLIHNGCQVYFGRWLIEGSPYVILFDLGSAAQNLDRWKGDLWRSCNIGLPPQDREANDSLILGSLVAWFFQKLTEQLGDKPNVVAHFHEWQAGPGLILSRHRKIPMATVFTTHATLLGRYLCAGNVDFYNNLDKFNVDKEAGDRQIYHRYCLERAAVHCAHVFTTVSHITAVEADHILHRKPDVVTPNGLNVKKFSATHEFQNLHSISKARIQEFVRGHFYGHLDFNLDKTLFFFIAGRYEFSNKGADLFLESLSRLNYLLKVHRNDVTVVVFFIMPAKTNNFNVESLKGQAVRKQLWDTAHAVKEKFGKRLYDALLTGEMPDMDSILDRDDFTIMKRAIYATQRHNLPPVTTHNMLDDSTDPILANIRRIGLFNSRMDRVKVIFHPEFLSSTSPLLPMDYEEFVRGCHLGVFPSYYEPWGYTPGECTVMGIPSVTTNLSGFGCFMEEHVTEPAAYGIYIVDRRFRSADESCNQLTQFMFNFCQQSRRQRVIQRNRAERLSDLLDWRYLGRFYIHARLLALSRAFPDKFKMDPTAPPKTEGFRYPRPYSVPPSPSVSVHSTPHHSDVEDDDDDEDDETYDEDREAEKDRLNIKAPFVLGATPDGEDDPSG; from the exons ATGCCGCTGTCCCGTTCTTTGTCCGTGACGTCGTTGAGCGGCGTCCTGCCGGCGTGGGATGAGGACGACTTGCCCGTGGAGGACCTGCTGCTCTTCGAGGTGGCCTGGGAGGTCACCAACAAAG TGGGAGGAATCTACACTGTGATCCAGACCAAGGCCAAGATCACCGTGGACGAATGGGGGGACAACTACTTCATGTTGGGGCCCTACTTTGAGCACAACTTTAAGACGCAGGTGGAAGCTTGCCAGCCACCCTTTCCTCCAATTAGGAAAGCCATGGATGACCTCATCCACAACGGCTGCCAG GTTTACTTTGGCCGCTGGTTAATCGAAGGCAGTCCTTACGTCATCCTTTTTGACCTGGGTTCCGCCGCTCAGAACTTGGACCGCTGGAAGGGAGACCTTTGGCGGAGCTGCAACATCGGCCTCCCTCCGCAAGACCGGGAAGCCAACGACTCGCTCATCTTGGGCTCGCTCGTCGCCTGGTTCTTCCAAAAG TTAACCGAGCAGCTGGGAGATAAACCCAATGTGGTGGCCCATTTCCACGAGTGGCAGGCCGGCCCGGGGCTCATCCTGAGTCGCCATCGGAAGATCCCCATGGCAACGGTGTTCACCACGCACGCCACGCTGCTGGGACGCTACCTCTGTGCGGGGAACGTCGACTTCTACAATAACTTGGATAAG TTCAACGTGGACAAGGAGGCGGGCGACCGGCAGATTTACCACCGCTACTGCCTGGAACGAGCCGCCGTCCATTGCGCTCACGTCTTCACCACCGTCTCGCACATCACCGCCGTGGAGGCCGATCACATTCTTCACCGAAAGCCAG ACGTGGTGACCCCCAACGGGCTCAACGTCAAAAAGTTCTCCGCCACGCATGAGTTTCAGAACCTGCACTCCATCAGCAAGGCGCGCATCCAGGAGTTTGTCAGGGGACACTTTTACGG ACATTTGGACTTCAACTTGGACAAAACGCTATTCTTCTTCATCGCCGGGCGCTACGAATTCTCCAACAAGGGAGCAGATCTTTTTCTGGAGTCGCTATCCAGGCTCAACTACCTGCTTAAG GTCCACAGAAACGACGTGACGGTGGTGGTTTTCTTTATCATGCCAGCTAAAACCAACAACTTCAACGTGGAGTCCCTCAAGGGGCAAGCCGTACGCAAACAACTCTG ggACACCGCGCACGCCGTGAAAGAGAAGTTTGGCAAACGGCTGTACGACGCGCTTTTGAC GGGCGAGATGCCCGACATGGACTCCATCTTGGACCGAGACGACTTCACCATCATGAAGAGAGCCATCTACGCCACCCAG AGACACAACCTCCCGCCGGTGACCACCCACAACATGCTGGACGACTCGACCGATCCCATCCTGGCCAACATCCGACGGATCGGTCTCTTCAACTCCAGGATGGACCGCGTCAAG GTCATCTTCCATCCCGAATTCCTGTCCTCCACGAGCCCGTTGCTCCCGATGGACTACGAAGAATTCGTCCGAGGTTGCCACCTGGGAGTGTTCCCCTCCTACTACGAGCCTTGGGGGTACACGCCCG GCGAATGCACCGTCATGGGCATTCCCAGCGTGACCACCAATCTGTCCGGCTTCGGCTGCTTCATGGAGGAACACGTGACCGAACCCGCCGCCTACG GTATTTACATCGTGGACCGGCGGTTCCGTTCTGCGGACGAGTCGTGTAACCAGCTGACTCAGTTCATGTTCAATTTCTGCCAACAGTCGCGGCGTCAGCGCGTCATCCAGCGAAATAGAGCCGAGCGGTTGTCCGACTTGTTGGACTGGAGATACCTGGGACGG TTCTACATTCACGCTCGCCTCCTTGCGCTCAGTCGGGCTTTCCCTGACAAGTTTAAAATGGACCCCACGGCGCCCCCTAAG ACGGAGGGTTTCCGCTACCCGCGACCGTATTCGGTGCCTCCCTCGCCCTCGGTTTCCGTCCACTCCACGCCGCACCACAGCGACgtggaggacgacgacgacgacgaagacgacgaAACGTACGACGAAGACCGAGAGGCGGAAAAGGACCGCTTGAATATCAAAGCGCCCTTTGTCCTGGGCGCCACGCCAGACGGCGAGGACGACCCGTCGGGATAA
- the spx gene encoding spexin prohormone 1 isoform X2: MKVLKSMILTFTLTFFLAAFVAQTWSAPKGSFQRRNWTPQAMLYLKGNQGRRFISEDGKEGDVYDTLHLETRSQKTEKLSVDRAAAVLLDFLQQARDAGEN; the protein is encoded by the exons ATGAAA GTTTTGAAGAGCATGATTTTAACGTTCACCCTCACTTTTTTCCTGGCTGCATTTGTTGCGCAAACCTGGAGTGCACCAAAG GGCTCTTTTCAAAGGAGAAACTGGACTCCTCAGGCAATGCTGTATCTTAAAGGCAACC AAGGACGCCGATTCATCTCCGAGGACGGAAAAGAGGGAGACGTGTATGACACTTTACACTTGG AAACTCGCAGTCAAAAGACGGAGAAGCTGAGCGTGGACCGAGCCGCCGCCGTTCTGCTCGACTTTTTGCAGCAAGCCAGAGACGCCGGTGAGAATTAG